A window of Rufibacter sp. LB8 contains these coding sequences:
- a CDS encoding purine-nucleoside phosphorylase — MLPHLQEATTYIQQQIEQFQPDFGIVLGTGLGALVQDIAVQYALDYQDIPHFPVSTVESHSGKLIFGQLGGRNVVVMQGRFHYYEGYTMEQVVFPIRVMKMLGIQKLLVSNAAGGLNPQFNTSDLMVITDHINLQPTNPLIGKNLSTLGPRFPDMSEPYDPDMISQALDISERHNLNVQTGVYVSVPGPMLETKAEYKYLGLIGADAVGMSTVPEVIAAVHMNLPVFAVSVITDMCVPGKIKKVILQDILDAAAQAEPNMTLLIKELIQRQP, encoded by the coding sequence ATGCTACCGCACCTACAAGAAGCCACCACGTACATACAGCAGCAAATAGAGCAGTTTCAACCAGACTTCGGCATAGTGCTGGGCACGGGCCTGGGCGCGCTGGTGCAAGACATTGCCGTGCAGTACGCCCTGGACTACCAGGATATTCCGCATTTTCCGGTGTCAACGGTAGAGAGCCACAGCGGCAAGTTGATCTTTGGCCAGCTGGGCGGCCGAAACGTGGTGGTCATGCAGGGCAGGTTCCATTACTATGAAGGCTACACCATGGAGCAGGTGGTGTTTCCCATACGGGTCATGAAAATGCTGGGCATTCAGAAACTGCTGGTGAGCAACGCCGCCGGCGGCCTCAACCCCCAGTTCAATACCTCAGATTTAATGGTCATCACAGACCACATCAACCTGCAGCCCACCAACCCACTCATTGGCAAGAATCTGTCCACGCTGGGGCCCCGCTTCCCAGACATGAGCGAACCCTATGACCCCGACATGATCTCCCAGGCCCTGGATATTTCTGAGCGCCATAACCTGAACGTGCAGACCGGCGTGTACGTGAGCGTGCCCGGCCCCATGCTGGAAACCAAAGCCGAATACAAGTACCTGGGCCTCATTGGCGCCGATGCCGTGGGCATGAGCACCGTGCCCGAGGTCATTGCCGCCGTACACATGAACCTGCCCGTCTTTGCCGTTTCTGTGATCACAGATATGTGCGTGCCCGGCAAGATCAAGAAAGTGATTTTGCAAGACATTCTAGACGCCGCCGCCCAGGCCGAGCCCAACATGACCTTGTTAATCAAAGAACTCATCCAGCGCCAACCCTAA
- a CDS encoding peptidase M61, giving the protein MRKNFLAALGLALLLQFPTQADPEPETAARGYRFSIDLTQVKNDKLQVTLLTPDIDQDEIIYNFPKMVPGTYSVYDFGKFVNDMVALDKKGKKLPVERINQNSWRIKKAKKLAKLTYWVEDTWDTSKKEDIVFEPAATDIENGKVFLLNNHGFYGYFDGMTKVPYEVTVTKPKGFYGATPLRATSSTATADTYRLANYNDLVDSPMLYSVPDTAMLKVGSAEVLISTYAAGGGKRSQNLAQNIKTILEAQKNYLGGDLPVDKYAFLIYIDNKPNRTGMYGALEHSYSSVYYFPEMPPAMLAEQVRNIAAHEFFHIVTPLNIHSEEIGNFDFGNPKMSKHLWLYEGVTEYFAHHVQVNQKLVEFPDFLAELRNKIISSKQEYKDDLAFTELSLGALDQHEKQYGNVYQKGALLGMALDIRLRELSGGKYGIRNLMADLSKTYGKDQSFKDEELFDKITALTYPEIREFFRLYVEGATPLPYQEIFSKVGVTYAPTGVQRRLSLGRPTLGYDQASGHIMVASVENVTAFGKQLGYQAGDQLWQINGEDITLQNATDLITKHVLNGQEGSDLTLVVGRKDASGTVKPKVLKTKLVPSEEYVAHVLNPDPNATEAQKALQQAWLYSTL; this is encoded by the coding sequence ATGCGTAAAAACTTTTTGGCAGCGCTGGGCCTGGCCCTTTTGTTGCAGTTCCCTACACAGGCTGACCCAGAGCCAGAAACGGCCGCTCGCGGGTACCGGTTCTCCATTGACCTGACCCAGGTAAAAAATGACAAACTGCAGGTCACCCTCCTAACCCCCGACATTGACCAGGACGAAATCATCTACAATTTCCCCAAGATGGTGCCGGGCACGTACTCAGTGTATGACTTCGGGAAGTTTGTGAATGACATGGTGGCCCTTGACAAAAAAGGCAAGAAACTGCCCGTGGAACGCATCAATCAGAACAGCTGGCGCATAAAGAAAGCCAAGAAACTGGCCAAGCTCACCTATTGGGTAGAGGACACCTGGGACACATCTAAAAAAGAAGATATTGTGTTTGAACCCGCTGCCACAGACATTGAAAATGGCAAGGTGTTTCTGCTCAACAACCACGGGTTTTACGGCTATTTTGACGGCATGACCAAAGTGCCCTATGAGGTAACCGTAACCAAACCGAAGGGTTTCTACGGTGCCACGCCCTTGCGCGCCACGTCTTCCACCGCCACCGCAGACACCTACCGTTTGGCCAATTACAATGACCTGGTAGACTCGCCCATGCTCTACAGCGTGCCAGACACGGCCATGCTCAAAGTAGGCAGCGCCGAAGTGCTCATCTCCACCTACGCCGCCGGCGGGGGCAAGCGCTCCCAAAACCTGGCGCAGAACATCAAAACCATTCTGGAGGCGCAGAAAAACTACCTGGGCGGTGACCTGCCCGTGGACAAATACGCGTTCCTGATTTACATTGACAACAAACCCAACCGCACGGGCATGTATGGCGCGCTGGAGCATTCGTATTCGTCGGTGTATTATTTCCCGGAGATGCCCCCGGCTATGCTGGCCGAGCAGGTGCGCAACATTGCGGCGCATGAGTTCTTCCATATTGTCACGCCGCTCAACATCCACTCAGAGGAAATCGGCAATTTTGATTTCGGCAACCCTAAAATGTCCAAACACCTGTGGCTCTATGAAGGCGTGACCGAATACTTTGCCCACCACGTGCAGGTAAACCAGAAACTGGTGGAGTTTCCAGATTTTCTGGCGGAGTTGCGCAACAAAATCATTTCGTCTAAACAGGAATACAAAGATGACCTGGCCTTTACGGAGCTGAGCCTGGGCGCCCTGGACCAGCATGAGAAACAGTACGGCAACGTGTACCAGAAAGGCGCGCTGCTGGGCATGGCCCTGGACATCAGGCTTCGGGAACTGTCAGGTGGCAAATACGGCATCCGGAACCTGATGGCCGATCTGAGCAAGACCTACGGCAAAGACCAATCGTTTAAAGACGAAGAACTGTTTGACAAGATCACGGCCCTCACCTACCCAGAAATCAGGGAGTTTTTCAGGCTGTACGTGGAAGGCGCCACGCCGCTGCCGTACCAGGAGATTTTCAGTAAAGTGGGGGTAACTTACGCGCCCACCGGCGTGCAGCGCAGGTTGTCGTTGGGCAGGCCTACGTTGGGATACGACCAGGCCTCTGGGCACATCATGGTGGCCAGCGTGGAGAACGTCACGGCCTTCGGGAAACAGCTGGGCTACCAGGCCGGCGACCAACTCTGGCAAATCAACGGCGAAGATATCACGCTGCAGAACGCCACCGACCTCATCACCAAACACGTGCTCAACGGCCAGGAAGGCAGCGACTTGACCCTTGTGGTAGGTAGAAAAGACGCCAGCGGCACCGTGAAACCCAAAGTGCTCAAAACCAAACTGGTGCCCTCAGAAGAATATGTGGCCCATGTGTTAAACCCAGACCCCAACGCCACGGAAGCCCAGAAAGCCCTGCAGCAAGCCTGGCTGTATTCCACGCTGTAA
- a CDS encoding TonB-dependent receptor translates to MPFLKRVLPALLALLVYAHTGQAQARVTLTGTLRSATTGEPLIGATVAVPSLGTGAETNVNGLYSLSLAPGTYQVQFSYLGFQTELRDVKLTANTRLNLELKETTNTLNEVVVEAERNSYQQRLTTPQMSVETLTAREAKLLPALFGEVDIIKTLQLKPGVQSGGEGSTGLFVRGGSNDQNLVLLDDALVYNPSHLFGFFSVFNPDAVRGVELYKGGFPAQFGGRLSSVLDVKLREGNRKEYDVSGGLGLIASRVTVEGPIQKDKSSFLISGRRTYVDVFTRLINKSQESDPEWAPIPDYYFYDFNAKASFELGEKDRIFFSGYYGRDFFTFNDADFNFNFNWGNRVGSLRWVHQFSPKFFSNTTLTSSRYSYEIKNQLDIFSFSLTSQISDINLKTDFEWSPKENHTLKFGLSGTNHEFVVGRLQAGSEDGSVSVNAGNTYTGFEYGAYASDDWELSPSLTLSYGLRVSGFVNKGKNFTGLEPRAAASYRLNETLTLKGSYTRMYQYVHLVSNSGASLPTDIWYPSSPGVKPQLSDQVALGLTKVYKEDWLFSTEAYYKDMTRQLDLRDGAELFGNTELEGEFVFGTGESYGQEFYVEKKNGRTTGWVGYTLSWTNRTFPDINNGKTFPTRFDRRHDISIVAIQEVNKRISATATFVYGTGNAYSLPVQRILVQDVEGEDFVVVPIYPDRNSFRLAAYHRLDLGLVWKLRPKRGSADLTFSVYNAYNRRNPYFVYFETIEDEETRQITGFAAKQVSLFPIIPSVTYNFKF, encoded by the coding sequence TTGCCTTTCTTAAAACGTGTGCTGCCGGCCTTGCTGGCGCTGCTGGTGTATGCCCACACGGGGCAGGCTCAGGCCAGAGTCACGCTTACCGGCACCTTGCGCTCCGCCACCACCGGCGAACCGCTCATTGGCGCCACCGTGGCCGTCCCCAGCCTGGGCACCGGCGCAGAAACCAACGTGAACGGCCTGTATTCCCTCTCCCTGGCACCCGGCACGTACCAGGTCCAATTCTCCTACCTGGGCTTCCAGACTGAACTCCGGGACGTGAAACTCACCGCCAACACCCGCCTCAACCTGGAACTGAAAGAAACCACCAACACGCTCAATGAAGTAGTGGTGGAAGCCGAGCGCAACTCATACCAGCAACGCCTCACCACGCCCCAGATGAGTGTGGAAACCTTGACCGCCCGTGAGGCCAAACTTCTGCCCGCGCTGTTCGGGGAAGTGGACATCATCAAAACCTTGCAACTGAAACCGGGCGTGCAGAGCGGCGGCGAAGGCAGCACCGGCCTGTTTGTGCGCGGCGGTAGCAATGACCAGAATTTAGTGTTGTTAGACGACGCCCTGGTGTACAATCCCAGCCACTTGTTCGGGTTTTTCAGTGTGTTCAACCCAGATGCGGTGCGGGGCGTGGAGCTTTACAAAGGCGGTTTTCCGGCGCAGTTTGGGGGGCGGCTCTCCAGCGTGTTGGACGTAAAGCTGCGCGAAGGCAACCGCAAGGAATATGACGTGTCTGGTGGTCTGGGTTTGATAGCCTCAAGGGTGACGGTGGAAGGCCCTATTCAGAAAGACAAATCCTCCTTCTTGATCTCCGGCCGAAGAACGTATGTAGACGTGTTCACGCGCCTGATCAACAAATCTCAGGAAAGTGACCCAGAATGGGCGCCCATCCCAGATTATTACTTCTATGACTTCAACGCCAAGGCTTCTTTTGAACTGGGCGAAAAAGACCGCATCTTCTTTAGCGGGTACTACGGCCGTGATTTTTTCACCTTCAATGACGCCGACTTCAACTTCAATTTCAACTGGGGCAACCGGGTGGGCTCTCTGCGCTGGGTACACCAGTTTTCGCCTAAATTCTTCTCCAACACTACGCTCACCTCGTCCAGATACTCTTATGAGATCAAAAACCAGCTGGACATTTTCAGTTTCAGCCTTACCTCCCAGATCTCAGACATTAACCTCAAAACCGACTTTGAGTGGAGCCCCAAAGAGAACCACACCTTGAAATTTGGCCTTTCTGGCACCAACCATGAGTTTGTGGTGGGCCGCCTGCAGGCTGGCAGCGAAGACGGATCTGTGAGCGTGAACGCGGGCAATACCTACACCGGCTTTGAGTATGGCGCCTACGCCTCAGATGACTGGGAACTGAGCCCCAGCCTGACTTTGAGTTATGGCTTGCGCGTGTCGGGGTTTGTGAACAAGGGTAAGAACTTCACGGGCCTGGAGCCGCGCGCCGCCGCCAGTTACCGTTTAAATGAAACACTCACGCTCAAGGGTTCTTACACGCGCATGTACCAGTACGTGCATCTGGTGTCTAACTCCGGCGCTTCGTTGCCCACTGATATCTGGTACCCGTCTAGCCCCGGCGTAAAACCGCAGCTCTCTGACCAGGTGGCGCTGGGCCTCACCAAAGTGTACAAAGAAGACTGGCTGTTCAGCACGGAGGCCTATTACAAAGACATGACCCGGCAACTGGATTTACGTGACGGCGCAGAGCTGTTCGGGAACACAGAACTGGAGGGCGAATTTGTCTTTGGCACCGGTGAAAGCTATGGTCAGGAATTTTACGTGGAGAAGAAAAACGGCCGCACCACCGGCTGGGTGGGCTACACCCTCTCCTGGACCAACCGCACCTTCCCAGACATTAACAACGGCAAGACCTTCCCTACCCGTTTTGACCGGCGGCATGACATTTCCATAGTGGCCATACAAGAAGTGAACAAGCGCATAAGCGCCACCGCCACCTTTGTGTACGGCACGGGCAACGCCTATTCTTTGCCGGTACAGCGCATTCTGGTGCAAGACGTGGAGGGCGAAGATTTTGTGGTGGTGCCCATTTACCCAGACCGCAATTCGTTCAGGCTGGCGGCTTACCACCGCTTAGATTTAGGTTTGGTTTGGAAGTTGCGGCCCAAGCGCGGCAGCGCAGACCTTACCTTTAGCGTGTACAACGCCTACAACCGCCGCAACCCCTATTTTGTGTATTTTGAAACCATTGAAGACGAAGAGACGCGCCAAATCACGGGCTTTGCGGCCAAACAGGTGTCTTTGTTCCCCATAATTCCGTCTGTGACCTATAATTTCAAGTTCTAA
- a CDS encoding alpha/beta fold hydrolase — protein MKTFLLSTIFIALLGCSSCKDPEVLEGPVTAVEKQKDLLVSATKLTTIPAAGLRQIAVSNGQPELAAQVKFDVDVYRVVYLTQYNGQEIKASGLMVVPLNMPGPAPILSAHHGTTFDQKYAPSNFQLNSLTGFEAFGAAGYLTVVPDFIGYGESKHILHPYYDVKHSGTAVVDMIKAGKSFFQKNNIKESGELFLAGYSEGGYVTLAAQKEIEENPTHGLTVTGAGAGAGGYDLEGMLARIVSGQKYDYPANLAFIIQAYNKTYNWNRPLTDFFREPYATRIQELIDGTRTSSSINSALSSDPAQLFNSTFLAALRGAGEQPLKDALKRNSLKNWVPKSPARLYHGTADTMVPFENSQVTVNAMNAAGATTLTFVPIKGGTHFSSLEPMIKDLIPWFTSLKKK, from the coding sequence TTGAAAACTTTCCTTTTATCTACCATATTCATTGCCTTGCTGGGTTGCTCTTCGTGCAAAGATCCGGAGGTGCTGGAAGGCCCGGTGACCGCCGTTGAAAAACAGAAAGACCTGTTGGTGTCGGCTACCAAACTGACTACCATTCCGGCCGCGGGCCTAAGGCAGATTGCCGTCTCTAACGGGCAGCCGGAGCTGGCCGCGCAAGTGAAATTTGACGTGGATGTGTACCGCGTGGTGTACCTTACCCAGTACAACGGGCAGGAAATCAAAGCCTCGGGGCTGATGGTGGTACCCTTGAACATGCCGGGCCCGGCACCCATTTTGAGTGCGCACCACGGCACCACCTTTGACCAGAAATACGCGCCCAGCAACTTTCAGCTGAATTCGCTCACTGGTTTTGAGGCTTTTGGGGCGGCGGGCTACCTGACGGTGGTACCTGACTTTATTGGCTACGGCGAGTCTAAGCACATTCTGCACCCGTATTATGACGTGAAACACTCCGGCACCGCCGTGGTAGACATGATCAAGGCCGGTAAATCGTTCTTCCAGAAAAACAACATCAAAGAGTCTGGGGAATTATTTCTGGCCGGTTACTCTGAGGGCGGGTACGTGACCTTGGCGGCGCAGAAGGAAATTGAGGAGAACCCAACCCATGGCCTCACCGTGACGGGCGCCGGGGCTGGAGCCGGAGGCTATGACCTGGAAGGCATGCTGGCCCGCATTGTCTCTGGTCAGAAGTATGACTACCCTGCCAACCTGGCCTTCATTATTCAGGCCTATAACAAAACCTACAACTGGAACCGACCTTTAACCGATTTCTTCCGGGAACCGTACGCCACCCGCATTCAGGAATTGATTGATGGCACACGCACCAGCAGTTCCATCAACAGCGCCTTGTCTTCAGATCCTGCCCAACTGTTCAACTCCACCTTTTTGGCGGCCCTCCGGGGAGCCGGGGAACAGCCTTTGAAAGACGCGCTCAAACGCAATAGTTTGAAGAACTGGGTGCCTAAAAGTCCGGCCCGTCTGTACCACGGCACCGCAGACACCATGGTGCCGTTTGAGAACTCACAGGTAACGGTAAACGCCATGAACGCCGCTGGTGCTACTACGCTCACGTTTGTTCCCATAAAAGGAGGCACGCATTTTAGCAGTCTGGAACCCATGATCAAAGACCTCATTCCCTGGTTTACTTCCTTGAAAAAGAAATAA
- the trxA gene encoding thioredoxin gives MTRKYAMEFTWNWLSPYRFLDQKFKGSMAKKSFQELINSPGMPVLVDFYADWCGPCKTMAPILQQVAQQYAGKVKVIKIDVDKNPAVAQQYRVQGIPTLLLFHQGKQVWRQSGVVPAHQLSQIVQQHLT, from the coding sequence ATGACAAGGAAATACGCAATGGAGTTCACCTGGAACTGGCTTTCCCCGTATAGGTTCTTGGACCAGAAATTCAAAGGAAGTATGGCGAAAAAATCATTCCAGGAATTAATCAACAGCCCCGGCATGCCCGTGCTGGTAGACTTCTACGCCGACTGGTGCGGCCCCTGCAAAACCATGGCGCCCATTCTGCAGCAAGTGGCCCAGCAGTACGCCGGCAAGGTGAAAGTGATCAAGATTGACGTAGACAAAAACCCAGCGGTGGCGCAGCAATACCGCGTGCAGGGCATACCTACGCTGTTACTTTTTCACCAGGGCAAACAGGTCTGGCGGCAGTCAGGCGTGGTCCCGGCGCACCAACTCAGCCAGATTGTGCAGCAGCATTTGACATAG
- a CDS encoding DUF4249 domain-containing protein codes for MKTFFNGRLILTLFLAAVCTACDMEQEIEVKLPKIPAQLVVECYLENGKPIKMALSESTGYFDNVQPTIVDDATVLITKNNEAPIKLTFRLQVDEENRKAYNYHNPVLIDAKPGDVYTLEITDPRGRRVTGSTKILPPVPFDSVGYKFNDKPDNVKEAYLYVRWQDDPAAENFYRLLAHQKDTSTVDNTNSRMDAEITDRLRNGQKITYTTTYRFKKDDTLNLKLYHVDQAYYRFISSTEDARRSNGNPFAQPVAIQNTVVGGYGVFTHLNYVTKELILK; via the coding sequence ATGAAAACTTTTTTTAACGGTAGGCTGATATTGACCCTGTTTCTGGCGGCGGTTTGCACGGCCTGTGACATGGAGCAGGAAATTGAGGTGAAATTGCCTAAAATACCCGCGCAACTGGTAGTAGAGTGCTATCTGGAGAACGGAAAACCCATTAAAATGGCACTGTCTGAGTCTACCGGCTATTTTGACAACGTGCAGCCCACCATTGTAGACGATGCCACCGTGCTTATCACCAAAAACAATGAAGCGCCCATCAAGCTCACGTTCCGGTTACAGGTAGATGAGGAAAACCGAAAGGCCTACAACTACCACAACCCCGTGCTCATTGACGCCAAACCCGGCGATGTCTATACCCTGGAAATCACCGACCCCAGAGGCCGCCGCGTGACCGGCTCCACCAAGATTCTGCCGCCCGTGCCTTTTGACAGTGTGGGCTACAAGTTCAATGACAAACCCGACAACGTGAAAGAGGCCTATCTATATGTGCGCTGGCAAGACGACCCCGCCGCCGAAAACTTTTACCGCCTGCTGGCCCACCAGAAAGACACTTCCACCGTGGACAACACCAACAGCCGCATGGACGCCGAAATCACCGACCGCCTGCGCAACGGCCAGAAAATCACCTACACCACCACCTACCGTTTCAAGAAAGACGACACGCTCAACCTAAAGCTTTACCACGTAGACCAGGCTTACTACCGCTTTATCAGCAGCACCGAAGACGCCCGCCGTTCCAACGGCAACCCCTTCGCGCAGCCCGTGGCGATCCAGAATACCGTGGTAGGCGGCTACGGCGTGTTCACGCACCTGAACTACGTCACCAAGGAACTGATCTTGAAATAG
- a CDS encoding MFS transporter, which produces MSSATSLPSSPHALRESWLLFILAAIQFTHIMDFVIMMPLGPQLMRVFSISPREFGFLVSAYTFSAAISGLLSAFFIDKFDRKQALLVLYLGFTLGTFACALAPTFTFLLIARVLAGAFGGVLGALVLAIIGDSIPEERRGAATGKVMAAFSIASIGGIPVGLYLASHASWHAPFYLLTVLCLLVLVLAWRMLPSMRAHLLHHVPQHPAQNLKTIFTRANCLWAFALMVVLSMAGFTVVPFLSPYMVANVGFAEVELSYIYLFGGLATVVTSQYAGKLADKHGKKKVFMWAALVSIIPILVVTNLPQVPHWQAFVVTTAFFIVFGARFVPAMSMITSSIEPRLRGSFMSVNSSVQQLASGMAAFIAGLIITNDPITQKLQHFGTIGIIASVFTVLSMWVVTKLKQVS; this is translated from the coding sequence GTGATCATGATGCCCCTGGGCCCGCAGCTCATGCGGGTTTTCTCCATATCACCGCGCGAATTTGGGTTTCTGGTGTCAGCGTACACGTTCAGTGCGGCCATTTCAGGCTTGCTCAGCGCGTTTTTCATTGACAAGTTTGACCGCAAGCAAGCGCTGCTGGTGTTGTACCTGGGTTTTACTTTGGGCACGTTTGCCTGCGCGCTGGCGCCTACCTTCACTTTTCTGCTTATTGCCCGCGTGCTGGCCGGCGCGTTTGGCGGCGTGCTGGGCGCGTTGGTGCTGGCCATTATTGGCGATTCTATTCCGGAGGAACGCCGGGGCGCGGCCACGGGCAAGGTCATGGCGGCGTTCTCTATTGCGTCTATTGGCGGCATTCCGGTGGGTTTGTATCTGGCCAGCCATGCCAGTTGGCACGCCCCGTTTTACCTTTTGACCGTGCTATGCTTGCTGGTGCTGGTGTTGGCCTGGCGCATGCTGCCGTCTATGCGCGCGCATTTGCTGCACCACGTGCCCCAGCATCCGGCCCAAAACCTGAAGACCATTTTCACCAGAGCCAACTGCTTGTGGGCCTTCGCGCTGATGGTGGTGCTGTCCATGGCCGGGTTTACCGTGGTGCCGTTTCTGAGCCCGTACATGGTGGCCAATGTGGGCTTTGCCGAAGTGGAGTTGAGTTACATTTACCTTTTTGGCGGTTTGGCCACGGTGGTGACCTCGCAATACGCCGGCAAGCTGGCAGACAAGCACGGCAAGAAGAAAGTGTTCATGTGGGCGGCGCTGGTTTCTATCATTCCTATTCTGGTGGTGACCAACTTGCCCCAGGTGCCTCACTGGCAGGCGTTTGTGGTGACCACGGCGTTTTTTATTGTGTTCGGGGCGAGGTTTGTGCCGGCCATGTCCATGATCACCTCCAGCATTGAACCGCGGTTGCGTGGCTCGTTCATGAGCGTGAACTCATCGGTGCAGCAGTTGGCGTCTGGCATGGCGGCGTTTATTGCGGGCCTTATTATCACCAATGACCCTATCACCCAAAAACTTCAGCATTTTGGTACCATTGGCATTATTGCGTCTGTGTTCACGGTGCTGTCTATGTGGGTGGTCACCAAACTGAAGCAGGTGAGTTAA